One Uloborus diversus isolate 005 chromosome 7, Udiv.v.3.1, whole genome shotgun sequence genomic window, gaacgtaaccccccgcgtaaaacgagggtctactgtactataatattttcctttttttttctgtttggacTTCCTTAATCTCAGCCCTCATTGCAATTTTATAATTAGTTGAGGCCAGGAATTTCTAATGTATGTTTTACAAGCCTAAAGCTGTGTATTTGTAGACTTAAAAATTTGTGCAGTGTTTAACCTTTTGCAAGCAAATAACCATCCAGAGACTAGTTTCACTCTTGTTTTTGGTTCAGCTGTATGAAATAGCCATGACCAAGCTGCAGGAAAATAACCTCGAATAGAAGCTGAGTATATCTTGACActaatagctaaaaatattttagtacacCAGCCAGAGCACTGCAAATATGGTGTGAGTGGTAAGGTAGAGCcattagtattttttaatgctttgaaatcTTTCAATTGGAGTGAAAGTAATTTTATCGGAAGTGAACCTGAAAgacaaaacaaaatgcaaaattttctctgaTGAACAAGAATAAAAGCtatcattctttaattttttttccttctattcaaATTCAAACTATTGTAATTGCAATTCCTCAAGAGTCCAACATTTTCTGGAAATTAAGTTGTTTCATTTATGTAAAGAATATTAAACCTTGGCCCTGCTAAATGTCGCTTACACTTATAGGCCATGACAGTTACCGAGACTCATGGCAACAAAGGGAGCTACAGGGAACCCGTTTCCATTATGTtaccattgattggtggatgcaggggctCCATTCagtgcctcttgcggtcaaaatgggtgacgtccaatcaaaaataaacaatcttTGAAACATTGACATTGATCTGTGGATGCATGAGCGCATCACGGTTGCAtcagtttaacacagaaaagtcattaaTTGTCAAGGCCCCTTAAgggtcagcgccatctagtgggaccATGATTAAACtgaataaaattattctttgatAGTATCTAACCCTAAATAGTTTGATCATATGATAAAATATTTCTGTTATGAGCATGTATGAAATATTCTTTTGTTGTGTCATTGTTTACAAACTATGATATCAAGATAGCTTCTTGTTTTCCAATAGACTATTGATTGATTTGTTTATTAGttacttgtaaataaattttatttgaattgtaTATGATTGAAATTTATCTTTAGGATCTATCATTATGGCAATAATTATGATGTTCAGACAGCTGCTATGCTGGCCTGCATTTTTCATGTTAAGTCATctgaaaacaaaactaaaaaagcaatGGATGTTGTATCAAGTGGAAATATTAGTGTAAGTTATAAGCCATAACAGGTTTTCTATATTTCATTTATGTTAATTAATTGTCTCTTCTCGTTcagttatatttttaaacttctaataacacaaatttttcagttaaaatatgtATCTTTGACAATTTAACCagctctttctctttttatttttctttataatcaAATCTGTGACAAACTTTGCATTCTCTagaattctatttttaaattaattcaataattttctcagaaaaaaaaaaccaccagtTATACATGAGTTTTTATGTAAGTGAAGTGAAATTGTATGAATGAATGTCTGTGCTCTGTTATAATGTTTAAATGTTTAGCAATAgtatcatttattttgtttttcaatgattCAAATAAGATGGTATATTTTAAGTTTGCTGTTTGTAGATTATATTTAGGGGTtgtccttatatatatatatatatatatatatatatatatatgtaaatgatgtcaaatttttttcaacattattgaCACCAAAGTGCCACATTTCATCTTACCCCATCCCCTTGTCCCATGCCACCctattcatcaaaaaaatattggTACAAAAATGTGATGTCACAATTCCTGTTAACCCCTCCCTCCAACTTGTCACAATGTCACATACTCCCCACAAAGCGTGACATTTTTGTGAAggatattaacattttaaaagtagaaaaaattctTATGATCTGCTCTTTTAAATGTATGTGGGTGATTCTCACAAAACGGGACAAAACAAGTCCCAGCTGTTTTCTAtattacttgtaatttttttccatatttttacaagtttttcatcaagcaaaagatggatttcttttttttagcttAACAAAATGGGtattaatgaattttattttatgtttctagCTCAGTAAAGTTAATTTTCGTCATTTCTGTCACGGTCCCAAATCGCCGATTTCGGGAAAGAAtcgtaaaaaaatatgatttacagagacaaaacaagtatttttttttcctaaataatatCTCTGTAAtctattttctggaaaaacatatttatttattgtgattaGGTGCATAATTTTCGACTGCACGTGAAAAAAATACAGTCCCCACATTTTTTTTGTCTCGCTTCCGAAACATGAATTGCCTACCAATGATCAAATTGTGCGATAATTCCACCtccagtcagttttttttttctgtattttgatGTTGAGCTATGTGCACAAGTATTATTTCTTTAACTGGTGCAATAACGGACAAGTATACTCATGTTTTCACCTATTGTTACCATGCGTACTTTTTAGGCACTGCATCTCGGTCACGctttgttttggaaaaaatacatGTCAAGGAACAGCGTTTTATCATCCATCCATACCAGGTAAGCATTTTTTCCAtgtttatgttttatatttatttattggtaaAGCGAGAAATACTGCAAAACAAAATACAGCCGAGGAAATCATTCCGGTCACGATCATTTCGGTCACATGACAGAAAAAGCATGCTTGTGAGCGAAATGATTAACATGTGACCGGAATGATGGTTTTCATAAACTTTCGCATTTTTCCTTTGATATGAAAAAAATGCaggttgaatttttcatttttatgaataatCAACATATTGACGGTTGGAGGCGTCATGATCTGGTTATTTCCGGAAGCGAACGGCTTCAAATGGCGACCGGAAGCGTGCATACGTGAGCGAAGTGATTTATATGTGACCGGAATGATGGTCTTCAAAAACTTTCTTAATTTTCCTTTGATATGATAAAAATGCAAGATTAATTATTAGTCCTTATGATTAATCAAATTATTAACAGTTGATGACGTCACGCTCTGGTTACATCCGGAAGCGAACGGCATCAAATGACGATAGAAAGCGTGCGTGCGTGAGCGAAATGATTTACATGTGAGAGGAATGATGGTTTTGTAAAACTTTCAAAGTTTCCTTTCTTATGGGAAAAAAGTTGAAGAAACTTTTATTCCTAGTGAATTATCAAAATGTTGAGTGCTGATGATGTCATGACTTCATTACTTTCGATAGTTACTTCGTTACTTCGATGGCGTAGAGCATTAATAATATTCAAATTAAGTCTCAAAGGTCGGGGAATGAGCGGGAAAAAGTCGGCGATCGTATGTAAgaaagcgtccccccccccccaacgacaaaaaaaaattttttttccaaaaaattcattagcacttttttaaaatcaaaataaataaattaattaatattgaaaaagatTTTGGCCAATTGTTTAACATTAATATGAGATAAAACCTTTTTCTTTGAAAGGCTTTGAATTTTCGAATTttaatcgaattatttattaatttccaaatgcatttattttttctttttaactttcagTGAGAAAGTAAAATGCTAAAAGTGAAAATTACAAATCCCAGGAAATCTACAAAAAGGGCAATCAGTGACCTAAAACAAGGTGATAGAGCCACAGAAACTACACCAACAAAAAAAATGAGAAgggaaagaataaaattaaaaagttcacaAGCAAACACCAAAAAGTTACAGCTTCTGGAAAACAAAAAAGCAAGAACTCTGCAAAATATGTAAGGCAGCAAGAATTAGCAGCAGAAAGGCAACGACATCGTCGGTCTAAGATGACAGAAGAAGAGCTAAGCATAAAAAGGCAAAAAGACAGAGAACGATATcataaaagaaaggaagaaaagataATTTTACCAATATCAGAACGTAGTCCACGTGACCAAAGGTTACAAAGAAAGgagtgaagaaaaaattcaatgaattaTAGAACGAGGAAATCGCTAGCTACTAACTCAATTCCTGAAGACCCTGATAATGAAGATACGCCACAGTATAGTGATTCCTACCAAACACCGCAATCCAGTTGTAATACAACCTTAAATGGAATTCCAGAatctaaacaaaaaaagaatgcaaGAAAACAAGCTAATAAAAGAAAGGCAAAAGCATATCGCATAATTGAGAAAcaaaatattactattaaaaaccTACAGCGGCAACTCGAAAGATATAAGAAAAGGTACTATCGCCAAAAAAATCAACCTTCTTTATCACCCTCTCCCAGGAAGCAGACTAATAATTTACTAAAAGGTCTAAAAGTGACTAAGGAAGTCAAAAGGCAATTAACGTATGGTTTGGCTCTCAAGAAGCAGCTAGCAAGTCAAGCCAAGTCAATTAAGCCAGGAACTAAGAAGCAACAGTTCTTTATGAAGGCaattggaaacaaaattttaaaaaagtacagaATGCAGACATATATGAGGGGAATCATTTCACGCAAAGTAAACGAAAGATTGAAGTTGACCAAACAGAATGGAATATTGACCAGCTAcgtgcggaaaaaaaaaatatttaaagttactGAAAGTgtgaaaaaatcaattaaagattTCTTAGAAGATGACAGTGTTAGCAGAATGTGCCCTGGCAAAAAAGAATTTGTAAGACgaggaaaagagagaaaacaaagaagaataCTGCTTGACACACTGAAAAATTTGCATCGTAAATTCACATCAAcaactaaaattaatatttcatatccAACCTTTTGTCGCGAGAAACCTTTTTGGATTCAAAAACCTAAAGTTCAAGATCATGATACTTGTGCATGTGCAAGACATACAAACATGGAACTAATGTTctcaaaactgaaacaaattcattttgtCAAAGAAAAGTCTTTACATGACATGGTGAATGCAGTCTGTTGCATTTCTAAAAGTAAGGAATGCATGCAAAATATTtgcaatatttgcaaaggaaagaccGTAGAATTTGCACTCCCCAAAGATTTTGAGGTTAAGTATTATCAGTGGGAgaatataattgaagaaaaagaaataaaaggagaaaaaaaaaaagaattagaaaaatgataaagagTCATCGACAGTGCATGCTAAGTGAGCTGATTTTACAAATTCAACAAAGAAATGCCGGAGTTTAAAAGGCATGTGTTTTATATGCAGCATCAAGCAGcacagttaaaagaaaaaaaaagagaatcttCAAGATCACGAACTGTTGTTCCACATCGGCTTTGCTGAAAACTACATTGCGAAACACTCAAAGGAGCCTCAAACTATGCATTTTGGTGCGTCCAAAGTGCAAATATCTTTGCAGACGGGTGTGTTATATTATTGCAAGAATGGTCAAGTTCAGGCTCAGGCATTTTGTACTGTATGTGATGATTTAGATCATCAGTCACATGCAGTATGGAGCCATTTAACACCTATCTTAGCAAAAGCAGCTGAATTCAAACCGAATGTGACTCACATTCATTTCTTTTCGGACAGTCCAAGTTCCCAGTACCGGAACCGTAAAACTATCTATGGGATGCGAAAGTTTGTTCCAAGAATTTTTCCCAAGTATGCTTTATTACATGGAACTTCACAGAGTCAGGGCATGGTAAAGGTCCAATGGATGGTGTCGGGGGGTGCACTAAAAAGAATTGCAGACGAAAATGTTTTGAGAGGTTTGGACGTAACAAATTCCTTGGATTTTACCAATCTTTACTGAGAGAGCTCTGTCATCGTTGTAGAAATTTCCAAAGAGAGAGTAACTaacataaaaaaggaatttcCTAACAACATACCTCCCATCGAAGGAATAACAAAGATACATCAGATTGTCTGGCCCATCAATGGAGAAAACATATATTCTAGGACATTGTCTTGCTTTAACTGTTTAATACCATCTGGAGCTTGTCCTCACTATGAATTTGCAACGCACAAAGTGTCAGCTTCCAAAACACTAAATGATGCGCCTGGTCCATCTGTCAACTCTCCAGTTTCTGTCAGCTCTGCAGGTAAGATTTTAGACTCACACTTACATTGCTCTAAATTTCATATCTGTTTGTTCCatattcaagcaattttttttttcttcaggtcaAATACCCTCAGTAAAGAACTTAACTTCAGGCACTTTTGTTTTGACCAAGCTTGTGAccgaaagaaaaaatcaaacctATAGATATGTTGGTATATGTCAGGGGAATGTAGATGAAGAAGGGGACGTGCAAGTGACATTTATGAAATTAGTggatgaaaagaaatttattttcaaaccagAGGACAAAATATTTGATGTTCCATTTGATAACATTCTCAGTGTGTTGAAAACGCCAAAACTAAAAATGCGTGGAAATCGTCAGTTTTATGAATTTGATGAGCCCGTGGATGTTTATGAatcataataaattaaattaattagcaACTTTATGTTTTCTTTCTGTCTTAACTTAGTACAGAACAAGCTTGTTTTATCcatatgaaagaaaaacttattttgatttattttcttatatagtTAATGTCGGACATCATTTCTGTCACTCTACGCATCATTTCTGTCACACAAAGGCTACAGGTAATACTAAATAAAAGAAAGCCaaagaagatattttttgtttcattagacATTGGATATAATATTTTGCatcaaaagttagaaaaaaaaaaacaaatcacattgCTGCACTACAAATAAAGTGCAATTTAGGTGACTAGAAAGGTGAAAAATGGGCAGAAATTACAtatttgatgattattttttttaatgaataaacatAACTTCACAGGTATCAAAAAGTTGTAAACTATTAATCATTGAGTTATGtgctttgtgaaattttttttttttttgtgttttaaaaatgtaaataatgcatgaaatttcCATTTCAAAAGCGTGACAGAAATGATGCAAAACTGTCAATCTTCACAGAAATCAGCAGCTAACTCCACAAAAAATTGAGttgtagctttaaaaattcaGGTAATGATACATTAATacatattttctcaaaataaaataattttagttctcTTTCAACAAGttgtatttttgaacatttaaacattaattttgtcCTGTTTTGCAAGAATCACCCATgtattctttttgaaatttcttctcagattattaagattttaattaaaaattcactaaaatatgttaatttttctttatttaaaaacatattgaggtgtaaaaagtttttaaaaaattgagaagatttatggatttgtttttattttaagtgttgtgaaatttataaattcattttattcACATCATTAAACACATTCAATTGAAAACAAGTGCCAAtaattttaagttacattttattGCTTCTCTTGTATCTGTTGGTTTTATGTAGCACCTGTATTGCTATAAAAAGATAtgacttttgtttctttttaacattGTGGTGTTTTATGTATTTGTAGCAAATTTCTGGGAAGTGGTGGCTAAAGGTATGTCGGTGTGTTAATGGTGTGTGCATTATTTTGCATGATaagcttcagtttttttttcttacagttaaaGATTAAGCATGTTGCTATTGTAGGCTGAATAGAGTTGTCTAACATTTTTAAGAGAAATGATAGCAAAAAtcgtaatacattttcttttttttttgcttcttttagtgCCATTATATCATTGAAACTAGTGTATAATGAGTTAAAAGATTGGAAACATTTTGCCATAATTCAGttactatttgattttttttaatgaatatagactaatatttttgaaaaatatctaaaaagttTTATACCATAGTAATTTAAAGTTAgtaattttttagtgaataaataatttttctatttactaGTGCActgattagtttaaaaaataaaataatacaccTTGTTATTACATTTATAAATCCACTATGACGCTTTTCAAGAGAATTTATGTATCCAAAAAGAAGGGTTTTGTCTTTTTGAtacattaattttaagaaaattattgtaTCTTGTGCTATTACTAACAGCATGTTTGAattcatttgattatttatttttttttattcaataataatttCTGTGTTTTGATCACTAATTCTTATTTATTCCTATTATAATTTTAACTCATTGTATTTCAttatagcaaaaaataatttaagaggtTGGAAATTAAAAGAGGGCTAAACAGTTATgcacatgattttaaaaaaaaaaaaaaaaaaaagaatctacaCTTTACAATAGATAACTATTTTACcaaattacattaaaaacatcttaagtttagtttttataaaatgataCATAAATGcttgagaaaatattttactgaatttctctctctctctctcttttttttttttttttttgcagttatacACCATTGAACTTTTTGAGTATTATGCATaaccagggttggcaggtttctgccgaggcggtaaaaaccactggtagaaaccggttaaaaccggcatggcaaaaacccttTTCTGCCACATTtctggcagaaactggcagaaactcaaaaaatgacataaatgcaattcttgacatacaatagaaaatgtataagaaaaataattaaatattaatttacccaaatacaatttatttacaacactatcactatttaaatcaaattttacattgttttcacactgcagcaaccttaacaaaatacaagttttgacgaagtttctaaacctaaacaatttctcaatttgttgtgcacaaaggagaaatttgcgaagattctttcaatcccagcagaactagctggcaGTATCATCAAAAaacaagcaagattcacaaaactttcatctatatcacattttttcaaattgaaccacCATGCGATAGCTGGAGTAGTTGTTACAACttgattggaaaaataggtttcgggaaaaggggtcaatttgttttgtaaagctatagtataaggtacataatcagggttaatatttgtgagtaaagttcgggcactttcttcttgattacatgataaatttactcccaaatactttggatggagcatatagACGAGTAAATGgttatcagtaactgcttgaaTAAATCTGTGCATCACTTCCTTCTCAAAAGCACACATAAGAGCGTCTTTTGTTAAATGAATACAAAAATCGCAAGCCTCTGCAATTGAGCAGTTCTCTTTTTGAACTGAATCCAGAGCAATAGCAACAGGTTTTATCTGCAGCAGCAAGTGTTTAGCTTCTTTATGAATCATCTGATTATTTATAATCTGAACAATACCTTTGTCATGAATATCATCTTCATGTTCttctaatatttgtaaataatatggGCGATTCTTCATAAACGACTCTAAGCAGTCCACCTAGCTATTCCACCGTCTATTACAAGGTAAATGTGGTTTCACAGCTTTTGGATACTCTTTAGCCAAGCTCCTTGCCTATGAtggtttctgaaatatttctggACTGAAACCACATGTTTAATGAGAGAATCTGGTGTGATATCCAGTCGAAGAAGATTTAAGTAATGAGCTGAACACCCATAAGTTGTAACAGAtttcttcttcaataattttcttcattaactccATCTTGAGTTCATTATCAGTTACTAGAGATAATACTTTGCAGTCATATTTCGTTTCAAGCTCTATTATTGCATTGTTTGCTAAATCAGCACAGTAAGTTGCAGCAGCCGGAGCTCTTTGAGAATGGCTTTATTctgttatattaagtgtaaactgacaagttcctgaatttttgagtttaatgaaataaaaaaaatctgtatttgtttaaatatttgatatattacactttatattgaatgcaaacaaaataattataaacaaactgaaaaatttgttacttacaacattacaaggctaaaatttctaacacatagcaatttcaactatgatacattttactttgctttggaaatgtcagtcttgttatttaacatatttttacactaattattaaataactattatattaagtttttgcaatgacgaaatggagttatatgttttattttacttaattgcctgtcattaagtaattactagagctattaaaaatattttctagtttttgccagtttctaccagtttctgtcggtttttaccggttataaccagtttctgccactggcagggcaaaaactagtatctgccggcaaaaagccaaccctgtgcATAACtgccttttatttcttttttgcatgCAATGAATTAGTGTTCTCTTTGATTTGCAGTTCTTGTGAAAAAAATGCtcttaatttgtaattatttttattacagcCTGGAGGCTCTCCTTATCATACAGTTTTGCCAGCTGATAATACATTTGAAGGTTGGAATTTAGGTATTTTCATTAGTGATTTTGCATTTACCCCTAagatttcttattaaaaaaacattaaaagttgaaaatgttcaacataaaattgcctaaaataataaatttttataattttaatgtcACACAttgaattaagaaaagaaaaaagattatttatgATTTTATAAGGAgacttgaggcagtgagaagcaaagggatgtaagtgccaaaattaaaaatttggagataaccagtacaaatagtaggtggacctctcctctgtattggggcaagagatagttctAGTACCCCTGGTAGATGTTGCTATACAGCATAGTTTAGAaacacttttcaatgaaagcctacctaggaccttatctttaaatacattttactcaaaacttgaaactacccacttacatccctttgcttctcactgcctcatttatgaAAATAATGCTAGTATGGAGTCGAAAATGTTTCCCTTTTACGTTTTCTGCATTATAATAAGCTTAATTATTTACcagattgaattttttaaaaaaaaaattatgtatggaaagctattttt contains:
- the LOC129225507 gene encoding uncharacterized protein LOC129225507, translating into MNYRTRKSLATNSIPEDPDNEDTPQYSDSYQTPQSSCNTTLNGIPESKQKKNARKQANKRKAKAYRIIEKQNITIKNLQRQLERYKKRYYRQKNQPSLSPSPRKQTNNLLKGLKVTKEVKRQLTYGLALKKQLASQAKSIKPGTKKQQFFMKAIGNKILKKYRMQTYMRGIISRKVNERLKLTKQNGILTSYVRKKKIFKVTESVKKSIKDFLEDDSVSRMCPGKKEFVRRGKERKQRRILLDTLKNLHRKFTSTTKINISYPTFCREKPFWIQKPKVQDHDTCACARHTNMELMFSKLKQIHFVKEKSLHDMVNAVCCISKSKECMQNICNICKGKTVEFALPKDFEVKYYQWENIIEEKEIKGEKKKELEK